From one Candidatus Acididesulfobacter guangdongensis genomic stretch:
- a CDS encoding HlyD family secretion protein, which produces MNEDNGKNKNGGNADINKNAGRMDDSASKFTKKNIIFASIIVLIAIIGGVFVLKWYLYSLNHVYTEDAQVDGHIYAVSSMVSGNIRSIYVHKNEPVKKGELLAVINQSTYYPEMLQAKANYDLAKQNLFNAGGSIGEFAGTAFNNYYLDKLNLKKASSTLSAAKLTFKLDKRDYLRGLKLLSKEFITREQFDTLKTSYLVARQNYYTALTAYMSARRSFVNAQYTKSIISAKKYTTIKPLEAAIKVADAAYKLARANYLNTFIKSPINGVVSEKMSYLGEYITPGTPILMINNLKKVWVTANVKETLIANVKKGDPVVVTVDSFPGKIFKGAVEFVGSVTTSKFALIPTNNPSGTYTKVTHRLPVRIRILNDKNHILKPGMMVEVSIKTGK; this is translated from the coding sequence ATGAATGAAGATAACGGAAAAAACAAAAATGGCGGGAACGCCGATATAAACAAAAATGCAGGCAGGATGGATGACAGCGCCTCCAAATTTACGAAAAAAAATATAATATTTGCTTCAATCATTGTTTTAATTGCAATTATAGGGGGAGTATTTGTTCTAAAATGGTACCTGTATTCCTTAAATCATGTTTATACCGAGGACGCTCAGGTTGACGGGCATATTTACGCCGTTAGCTCAATGGTGTCCGGCAATATACGCTCAATATACGTTCATAAAAATGAACCTGTTAAAAAAGGTGAACTTCTAGCAGTTATTAATCAATCCACTTATTATCCTGAAATGCTCCAGGCTAAAGCTAATTATGATCTGGCTAAACAAAATCTTTTCAACGCGGGCGGTTCAATCGGCGAATTTGCCGGAACTGCTTTTAATAATTATTATTTAGACAAGTTGAATCTAAAGAAGGCTTCTTCAACATTGTCAGCGGCAAAGTTGACTTTTAAATTAGACAAAAGAGATTATTTGAGGGGTCTTAAACTTTTAAGCAAAGAATTTATAACGCGTGAGCAGTTTGATACTCTAAAAACATCTTATCTTGTTGCGCGTCAGAATTATTATACCGCCCTAACGGCGTATATGTCAGCAAGAAGAAGCTTTGTAAATGCGCAATATACAAAAAGTATTATAAGCGCAAAGAAATATACTACTATCAAACCTTTGGAAGCCGCAATTAAGGTAGCGGATGCAGCTTATAAATTAGCGCGCGCAAATTATCTTAACACGTTTATAAAATCGCCGATAAACGGTGTTGTAAGCGAGAAAATGTCATATTTAGGCGAGTATATTACGCCGGGAACACCCATACTTATGATAAATAATCTTAAGAAAGTCTGGGTAACGGCTAATGTAAAAGAAACATTAATTGCTAATGTCAAAAAGGGAGACCCCGTTGTTGTCACGGTCGATTCCTTTCCGGGGAAAATATTTAAAGGAGCTGTCGAGTTTGTTGGTTCTGTAACAACATCTAAGTTTGCGCTGATACCTACAAATAATCCCAGCGGAACATATACAAAGGTTACTCACAGACTGCCTGTAAGAATAAGGATTCTAAACGATAAAAATCACATCTTGAAACCAGGCATGATGGTTGAAGTTTCAATTAAAACCGGTAAATAA
- a CDS encoding TolC family protein: MRILRKNDFRSFEHNSFIKYITLKKHLPLVLIYFVFFCFIVSMLNPVKSYGEKIITLNQAYLYVAKLNGTIKSQRESYYQSTLLKWTAISMLLPNISLTYKDQRFHQNSPSSSSQSSSGSSGGSNIFSFFFPTYGYTFALTQPLLNIPAIPAYYAAENSIKSSKMSLNNISQNKLFDTASDYYDVLSDENLVKADRKTMEEALSHLQLAKAKLKAGLAIITDVLQAKSEYYQAKQQYIASKNKLKSAEANLRAIIGVSFNFKVAKPKNPELLNNSLKKYIKLAYKYNPGLKSLKFLKKESKDEVYYYETQYIPKINFEATYNGISDNHFIPQGNVHYWTAAGVLTFPLFQGGTRIISIEKARSQNNANMYELIQAKRNLRADVVSGFYNIQNLKYQIIALKHEESYAFKNYKLVEEEYKAGVATSVDVITALAELASARHNLLAEKLDYYSSILNFKTLTGSFKRKLIRLTIDRFKY; the protein is encoded by the coding sequence ATGAGGATTTTACGTAAGAACGATTTTAGGAGTTTTGAACACAATAGTTTTATTAAATATATAACGTTAAAAAAACATTTGCCGCTTGTTTTGATATATTTTGTATTTTTTTGTTTTATTGTATCCATGTTAAATCCCGTAAAATCATACGGCGAAAAAATTATTACTTTAAATCAGGCATATCTGTATGTAGCAAAATTAAACGGAACCATCAAGTCCCAGCGGGAATCTTATTATCAGTCAACTTTGCTTAAGTGGACGGCTATAAGCATGCTGCTTCCGAATATTTCGCTTACCTATAAAGATCAGAGGTTTCACCAGAATTCTCCGAGTTCGTCTTCGCAGTCGTCTTCCGGCTCTTCCGGCGGAAGCAATATTTTTTCTTTTTTCTTTCCTACTTACGGCTATACATTTGCGTTGACGCAGCCTTTGCTTAATATACCGGCTATACCGGCTTATTATGCGGCGGAAAATTCTATAAAATCGTCCAAGATGTCTTTAAACAATATTTCACAAAATAAACTGTTTGATACTGCAAGCGATTACTATGATGTTTTAAGCGATGAAAATTTAGTTAAAGCGGACAGGAAAACAATGGAGGAAGCTTTATCACATCTGCAGCTTGCTAAAGCAAAACTGAAAGCCGGTCTTGCCATTATAACGGATGTTTTACAGGCAAAATCAGAATATTATCAGGCTAAGCAGCAGTATATCGCCTCAAAAAATAAATTAAAATCCGCCGAAGCGAATTTACGGGCAATTATAGGGGTGAGTTTTAATTTTAAAGTAGCTAAACCGAAAAATCCGGAATTGCTGAATAACAGCCTGAAAAAATATATAAAATTGGCATACAAATATAATCCCGGACTTAAATCTCTCAAATTTTTAAAAAAAGAGTCCAAGGATGAGGTTTATTATTATGAAACCCAATATATACCTAAAATAAACTTTGAAGCTACATACAACGGCATATCCGATAACCATTTTATTCCTCAAGGAAATGTGCATTACTGGACTGCAGCGGGAGTTTTAACGTTTCCTTTATTTCAGGGAGGCACAAGAATTATTTCTATTGAAAAGGCAAGGTCTCAAAATAACGCCAATATGTACGAACTTATTCAGGCGAAAAGAAATTTGAGGGCAGACGTAGTATCCGGTTTCTATAATATACAAAATCTTAAATATCAGATAATAGCTTTAAAACATGAAGAATCATATGCTTTTAAAAATTATAAACTTGTTGAAGAAGAATATAAAGCAGGCGTAGCAACGAGCGTTGACGTTATTACCGCTCTGGCTGAACTTGCCTCTGCGCGTCACAATCTGCTCGCTGAAAAATTGGATTATTACAGTTCTATATTAAACTTTAAAACGTTAACCGGTTCATTTAAGAGGAAACTCATACGCTTAACTATAGACAGATTTAAGTATTAA
- the mnmE gene encoding tRNA uridine-5-carboxymethylaminomethyl(34) synthesis GTPase MnmE, with protein sequence MYSILNNELDTICAISTPEGEGAVSIIRISGSLSTDICSKILKFKMNGKTNFAVSDYEPKKFYVCNIYDYFINAVIDEAGFVFMKSPNSYTGEDIAEIYPHGGIFNTKYILELIIKSGARLAYNGEFTKRAYINKKINLIQAESILEIIKATSVKSLLIANNELNGKLEAKLNIIKDNFLYILASIEALIDFPEEEFEDINKIFLQKGNELKEVIEYMINSYNEYEANKQGLNVVIAGKPNAGKSSLLNRLLKKQRAIVSDSPGTTRDYIEESLFLFNKTLKIIDTAGLRISDDNIEKAGIDFTYEIIKKSDIILYLIDIAAGTDLHILNEEDLEFVKNCDKNKKLILIFNKTDKLSKAELIEKKAYIAEQIENKFGINFISADAQDGDGDEFFVKNICTKDNININENISGIFFISAENDLNINALKKYLYDLMLKIESSLPENIAITTIRQKNLLEKSLLCLNNAINAFNNAQPYEIISIELRDGINFLENIIGNVTNEDVLDTLFKEFCIGK encoded by the coding sequence ATGTATTCAATATTAAACAATGAATTAGATACTATCTGCGCTATATCAACCCCTGAAGGCGAGGGAGCCGTTAGCATAATCCGTATATCAGGCAGTCTTTCAACAGATATCTGCAGCAAAATTCTAAAATTTAAAATGAATGGTAAAACAAATTTCGCTGTTTCAGATTACGAACCTAAAAAATTTTATGTCTGTAATATTTATGATTATTTTATAAATGCCGTAATAGACGAAGCCGGTTTTGTTTTTATGAAATCTCCAAATTCATACACGGGCGAAGATATTGCCGAAATTTATCCGCACGGCGGAATTTTTAATACAAAATATATTTTAGAATTAATTATAAAATCCGGCGCAAGGCTTGCTTATAACGGAGAATTTACAAAAAGAGCCTATATAAATAAAAAAATAAATTTAATCCAGGCGGAATCAATCTTAGAGATAATTAAAGCAACATCCGTCAAATCGCTATTAATCGCTAATAACGAACTGAACGGGAAGCTTGAAGCAAAGCTTAATATCATTAAAGATAATTTTTTATATATTTTAGCGTCCATTGAGGCGCTGATTGATTTTCCGGAAGAAGAATTTGAAGATATTAATAAAATATTCCTGCAAAAAGGCAATGAGCTTAAAGAAGTCATAGAATATATGATAAATTCCTATAATGAATATGAGGCTAACAAACAGGGGTTAAATGTTGTTATAGCCGGAAAACCGAATGCCGGAAAATCCAGCCTGTTAAATAGACTACTAAAAAAACAGAGGGCTATTGTAAGCGACAGTCCCGGTACAACCCGCGATTATATTGAGGAAAGCCTTTTTTTATTTAATAAAACTTTAAAAATAATAGATACCGCAGGACTTAGAATATCAGACGATAATATTGAAAAAGCGGGGATTGATTTTACATACGAAATTATTAAAAAATCAGATATTATTCTGTATCTTATAGATATTGCGGCTGGAACTGATTTACATATCCTTAATGAAGAAGATTTAGAATTTGTTAAAAATTGCGATAAAAATAAAAAACTGATATTAATTTTTAATAAAACCGATAAACTGTCTAAAGCTGAGCTTATAGAAAAAAAAGCTTATATTGCAGAACAGATTGAGAACAAATTCGGCATAAATTTTATTTCAGCCGATGCGCAAGACGGTGACGGTGACGAATTTTTTGTTAAAAATATATGCACCAAGGATAATATAAATATAAACGAAAATATTTCAGGCATTTTTTTTATAAGTGCCGAAAATGATTTAAATATAAACGCATTAAAAAAATATCTGTATGATTTGATGCTTAAAATTGAATCGTCTCTGCCGGAAAATATCGCAATTACAACAATAAGGCAGAAGAACCTTCTTGAAAAATCCCTGCTCTGTCTCAATAATGCTATAAACGCTTTTAATAATGCCCAGCCGTACGAAATTATATCGATAGAGCTGAGAGACGGGATTAATTTTCTTGAAAATATCATAGGGAACGTAACAAACGAGGATGTGCTGGATACGTTATTTAAAGAATTTTGTATAGGCAAATAA
- the mnmG gene encoding tRNA uridine-5-carboxymethylaminomethyl(34) synthesis enzyme MnmG → MNKNDFDIIVIGSGHAGIEACLASARMGLNTAVVTINLDNIGQMSCNPAIGGLAKGHLVREIDSLGGEMGRAIDKTGIQFRTLNTKKGPAVRSSRAQADMFLYKQYMKIVLENTENLTLIQSMADSLIVENNEVKGVELWTGDKLFSDAVILTTGTFLRGLVHIGLFNYKAGRAGDFASNKLSLSLSRNNLELGRLKTGTTPRLDGRTISFSELEEQRGDDGFTPFSLSNKKIENKISCFITYTNEKTHDIIKGNLDKSPLYCGVIKGTGPRYCPSIEDKVVRFKDKERHQIFLEKESLNSNEYYPNGLSTSLPLETQLNFLRTIEGLQNVKILRPGYAIEYDYVLPTELYHSLETRKIGNLFLAGQINGTSGYEEAAAQGIMAGINASLKLKDEEPLILGRDEAYIGVMIDDLITLGTTEPYRMFTSRAEYRLLLREDNADFRLCEYGRKIGLLDDERYNIYRQRLTGFNEVLNFIKISEGGRLYNILKRPEVDILQLKNFSGEDGLCDHDNVSGSKKPFINIRDYGDEILKRVELYIKYEGYINRQKEEIKKMKKFENYRLDKNMDYKSLSGLSIEVIEKLNKIKPETIYDASRISGITPAAISILLMHCSKTLYS, encoded by the coding sequence ATGAATAAGAATGATTTTGATATTATCGTAATAGGAAGCGGACATGCAGGCATAGAAGCATGTCTTGCGTCTGCGAGAATGGGTTTAAATACGGCGGTTGTCACTATTAATTTGGACAATATCGGTCAAATGTCGTGTAACCCCGCAATCGGCGGACTTGCCAAAGGTCATTTAGTAAGAGAAATTGACAGCCTTGGAGGAGAAATGGGGCGGGCAATTGATAAAACAGGCATTCAATTCAGAACTTTAAACACAAAAAAAGGACCTGCGGTCAGGTCGTCACGTGCTCAGGCGGACATGTTTTTATATAAGCAATATATGAAAATCGTACTGGAAAATACCGAAAATTTAACATTGATACAATCGATGGCAGATTCTTTAATAGTTGAAAATAATGAGGTTAAAGGCGTAGAATTATGGACGGGGGATAAACTTTTTTCGGATGCAGTGATATTGACCACCGGAACTTTTTTAAGAGGGCTTGTTCATATCGGACTTTTTAATTATAAAGCAGGAAGGGCAGGGGATTTTGCGTCAAATAAATTATCATTAAGTCTGAGCCGGAACAATTTGGAATTGGGCAGACTGAAAACAGGAACAACGCCGAGATTGGACGGCAGAACTATTTCATTTTCTGAGCTTGAAGAGCAGCGCGGCGATGATGGTTTTACCCCTTTTTCATTATCTAATAAAAAAATTGAAAACAAAATAAGCTGTTTTATTACATATACCAATGAAAAGACGCACGATATTATAAAAGGAAATCTGGATAAATCTCCATTATATTGCGGAGTTATTAAAGGTACCGGACCAAGGTACTGCCCTTCCATAGAAGATAAAGTCGTCAGATTTAAAGATAAAGAGAGGCATCAGATTTTTCTGGAAAAAGAATCGCTCAATTCTAATGAATATTATCCGAACGGGCTTTCTACGAGTCTTCCGTTAGAAACGCAGCTGAATTTTTTAAGAACGATAGAAGGACTTCAAAATGTAAAGATTCTGCGACCCGGCTACGCAATTGAATATGACTATGTATTGCCCACGGAGCTTTACCATTCGCTTGAAACAAGAAAAATCGGCAATCTTTTTCTTGCGGGACAGATAAACGGCACTTCCGGCTATGAAGAGGCTGCAGCTCAAGGAATAATGGCAGGAATAAACGCGTCATTAAAACTTAAAGACGAAGAGCCGCTGATTTTGGGAAGGGACGAAGCGTATATCGGAGTCATGATTGATGACCTCATCACTCTGGGCACGACAGAGCCTTACAGGATGTTTACTTCCAGGGCAGAGTACCGCCTGCTGCTCAGGGAAGACAATGCCGATTTCCGGTTATGCGAGTACGGCAGAAAAATAGGGTTATTAGACGATGAAAGATATAATATCTACAGGCAGAGGCTTACCGGATTTAATGAAGTATTAAATTTTATAAAAATATCCGAGGGCGGACGATTATATAATATTCTTAAAAGACCGGAAGTAGATATATTGCAGCTGAAAAATTTTAGCGGAGAAGACGGATTGTGCGATCACGATAACGTGTCCGGCAGCAAGAAGCCGTTTATAAATATAAGAGATTACGGCGATGAGATTTTAAAACGTGTTGAGCTTTATATAAAATATGAAGGCTATATAAACAGGCAAAAAGAAGAAATAAAAAAAATGAAAAAATTTGAAAATTACCGTTTAGATAAAAATATGGATTATAAGAGTTTATCAGGTTTATCTATTGAGGTTATTGAAAAATTAAATAAAATAAAACCGGAAACTATTTACGATGCAAGCCGTATATCCGGAATTACGCCGGCAGCGATAAGTATTCTGTTAATGCACTGCAGTAAAACATTATACAGCTAA
- the cas2 gene encoding CRISPR-associated endonuclease Cas2, whose product MDKWLVIYDIRDIKRLRKVAKIMLNYGIRVQKSVFEIECSKNILNRLKEEIHNIINENDFVVYFNVCEKDWQKKLKYGVLYQETDVEEKDFYIL is encoded by the coding sequence ATGGATAAATGGCTTGTTATATATGATATAAGAGATATTAAAAGACTAAGAAAGGTTGCTAAAATAATGCTTAATTATGGAATAAGAGTCCAAAAATCAGTATTTGAAATTGAATGCAGCAAAAATATTTTAAATAGATTAAAGGAAGAAATACATAATATTATAAATGAAAATGATTTTGTAGTATATTTTAATGTATGCGAAAAAGATTGGCAGAAAAAATTAAAATACGGCGTTCTTTATCAAGAAACAGATGTCGAAGAAAAGGATTTTTACATTTTATAA
- the cas1 gene encoding CRISPR-associated endonuclease Cas1 — MLLDDEKFVLNISKYIVKAKLYNQYNFMQRIKRKTDYFNMIKKPIEKMQSIMQLVDSAKNIEQLRGYEGIGAKHYFDVFKYAIIPEWAVFNCRSRMPPKDNVNAVLGFLYTLLLYKVDSAIEISGLDNYVGYFHVLDYGRNSLTLDLMEEYRTPIVDTLTASLFNLGILQKDDFQEVNFNPDNDDLPMPVEKMENKDASEFHDCQNNDLDNVITNDVKGILLTKEGIKKVIGQFEKKLDTSIYFNILGKNITYKELFLEQAKQFKRVVNGEESEYKPLMAR; from the coding sequence ATGCTTCTTGATGATGAGAAATTTGTGCTGAATATTTCTAAATATATTGTAAAAGCAAAATTGTATAATCAGTACAATTTTATGCAGAGAATAAAACGAAAAACCGATTATTTTAATATGATAAAGAAACCAATAGAAAAAATGCAATCTATAATGCAACTGGTAGATAGCGCAAAAAATATTGAACAACTAAGAGGATACGAAGGCATTGGAGCCAAACATTATTTTGATGTGTTTAAATATGCAATTATACCTGAATGGGCAGTGTTTAATTGCAGATCCAGAATGCCGCCAAAAGACAACGTTAATGCGGTGCTTGGCTTTTTATACACTTTATTGCTATATAAAGTAGATTCGGCTATCGAAATATCAGGTTTGGATAATTATGTCGGATATTTTCACGTATTAGATTATGGACGAAACTCTTTAACGCTTGACTTAATGGAGGAATACAGAACTCCGATAGTGGATACTCTTACTGCTTCTTTGTTTAATCTAGGGATTCTTCAAAAAGACGATTTTCAGGAAGTTAATTTTAATCCTGATAACGATGACCTTCCAATGCCTGTTGAGAAGATGGAAAATAAAGATGCTTCCGAATTTCACGATTGTCAAAATAACGATTTGGATAACGTTATAACAAATGATGTGAAAGGTATATTGTTGACTAAAGAAGGGATCAAAAAAGTAATTGGACAATTTGAAAAAAAATTAGATACTTCTATTTATTTTAATATTCTGGGAAAAAATATAACTTACAAAGAATTGTTTCTTGAACAAGCCAAGCAATTTAAAAGAGTTGTCAACGGAGAAGAATCAGAATACAAGCCTCTTATGGCAAGATGA
- a CDS encoding CRISPR system precrRNA processing endoribonuclease RAMP protein Cas6, translating into MKYIHIEVCPEENKNFTILPFLGSTIRGAFGMGLKSTVCINPSYNCKDGFCADKCVYFKFFETPNKTPDYRFDIELNQKNFNFGLFLFNDGIYYYPYILAAIYKMLTDIGIGSARSRFLINSIKVNGINIIKNEGFDISNIEPNEFDLMKIFSKNYAAIIDIDKSFRIIAHTSGNFNADSAASKSNNNLKNALVKSSRVKNGEQQEKELKKIKLEFLTPLRIKQNNYLARAMLGLDELLQAIYFRICEVEGKKRQYLDYKPSYKILSKNIQFEDYSRYSNRQHTKMLFGGLVGYIEIENLDNISYDMFKISEILGIGKSTAFGLGKIHVECL; encoded by the coding sequence ATGAAATACATCCATATTGAAGTTTGTCCGGAAGAAAATAAAAATTTTACAATATTGCCTTTTCTCGGTTCAACAATCAGAGGCGCTTTTGGTATGGGGCTTAAAAGCACGGTTTGCATTAATCCTTCATATAATTGCAAAGACGGTTTTTGCGCTGATAAATGTGTCTATTTTAAATTTTTTGAAACGCCGAATAAAACACCTGATTATAGATTTGACATAGAACTAAATCAGAAAAACTTTAATTTTGGTTTATTTTTGTTTAACGACGGCATATATTATTATCCTTACATACTTGCGGCAATTTATAAAATGCTAACCGACATAGGCATAGGGTCGGCTCGCAGCAGGTTTTTAATAAATAGCATAAAAGTTAACGGAATAAATATAATAAAAAATGAAGGTTTTGATATTTCAAATATAGAACCAAATGAATTTGATTTAATGAAGATTTTTTCCAAGAATTACGCTGCGATAATTGACATTGACAAATCGTTTAGAATAATCGCTCATACTTCCGGAAATTTTAATGCCGATAGCGCAGCATCAAAATCAAATAATAATCTTAAAAACGCGTTAGTCAAGTCATCCAGAGTTAAGAACGGCGAGCAGCAAGAAAAAGAATTAAAAAAAATAAAATTAGAATTCTTAACTCCGTTAAGAATTAAGCAAAATAATTATTTAGCCAGAGCTATGTTAGGGTTAGATGAACTATTGCAGGCTATTTATTTTAGAATATGTGAAGTTGAAGGAAAAAAGAGGCAATATTTAGATTACAAACCGAGTTATAAAATACTGTCAAAAAATATTCAGTTTGAAGACTATTCAAGATATTCAAACAGGCAGCATACAAAAATGCTTTTTGGAGGACTTGTCGGATATATTGAAATTGAGAATCTAGACAATATTAGCTATGATATGTTCAAAATTTCAGAAATATTAGGTATCGGAAAAAGCACTGCTTTCGGTCTTGGCAAAATACATGTTGAATGTTTATAA
- a CDS encoding cytochrome c, protein MIEGKIEVNENNYDNNDIMICDSEPSVFSNRWDGKTHFNFKFIFMFLVFIFAIMVGFNLLFPKTCSANSSLRSGKSLFNYYSCITCHTVNGNGGTLGPNLSSYGKLGKRFSWTMKVILNPDRYFKTGSKVEINGKKYYAVMPKYEYLTGKQVYKISAYLESLKR, encoded by the coding sequence ATGATAGAAGGTAAAATAGAAGTTAACGAAAACAACTATGATAATAATGATATAATGATATGTGATAGTGAGCCGTCAGTTTTTTCGAATAGATGGGATGGAAAGACCCATTTTAATTTCAAATTTATCTTTATGTTTTTAGTATTTATTTTTGCTATTATGGTCGGATTCAATCTATTGTTTCCCAAAACATGTTCCGCAAATTCCAGTCTCAGATCAGGCAAATCTCTTTTTAATTATTACAGCTGTATAACTTGCCATACTGTAAACGGAAACGGAGGCACTCTCGGTCCCAATCTCAGCTCTTATGGAAAATTAGGCAAAAGATTCAGCTGGACTATGAAGGTTATATTGAATCCTGATAGATATTTTAAGACTGGTTCAAAAGTCGAAATAAACGGAAAAAAGTATTATGCCGTAATGCCGAAATATGAATACCTGACCGGCAAGCAGGTTTATAAAATTTCAGCTTATTTAGAATCTCTAAAGCGATAG
- the cas2 gene encoding CRISPR-associated endonuclease Cas2: MQCSIIIFKKIKMIYMICYDIADPKRLKKVSHTLEDYGVRTQYSFFQCEISNEKMKELTRILLSIIDEKRDSLFIYPLCEVCNKKTIFDGKGEILKIESFEII, encoded by the coding sequence GTGCAGTGCAGTATTATTATTTTTAAAAAAATAAAAATGATTTACATGATATGTTATGATATTGCAGATCCAAAAAGATTAAAAAAAGTATCTCATACACTTGAAGATTATGGTGTAAGAACGCAGTATTCTTTTTTTCAATGCGAAATATCAAATGAAAAAATGAAAGAATTAACTAGAATTTTATTATCTATTATTGACGAAAAAAGAGATAGTTTATTTATTTATCCTCTATGCGAAGTTTGTAATAAAAAAACTATATTTGATGGAAAAGGAGAAATCTTAAAAATAGAATCTTTCGAAATAATATAA
- a CDS encoding sulfite exporter TauE/SafE family protein, with translation MTVIFNYFTYKIIIAVFVILIAFFVRATIGFGSGLISVSVLTILFPIRFTVPVVFILDFAGSIILGAYDFKEVKWHDLNYLLPFTVAGLLFGGILLKYANPQKLTIFLGLFILLYVIYGLTVKQEKLPFANNCAGAPLGFFGGFIGSLYGGGGPPIVAYLQMKHLNKRAFRATFQIVAVTDSITRAFLYIYLGLLTFAVFKMSLFLAPFLLLGLFFGNKLHFKINQKFFYIIVMVVLSLAAIGLIIHSL, from the coding sequence ATGACTGTAATTTTTAACTACTTTACTTATAAAATTATTATAGCGGTTTTTGTCATATTAATCGCTTTTTTTGTGCGGGCAACTATAGGATTCGGATCAGGATTAATTTCCGTATCCGTTTTGACAATTCTGTTCCCTATCAGGTTTACGGTTCCGGTCGTTTTTATTCTCGATTTTGCTGGAAGCATTATTCTTGGAGCGTATGATTTTAAAGAAGTAAAATGGCATGATTTAAATTATCTGCTGCCTTTTACCGTTGCAGGACTGCTTTTCGGCGGCATTTTGCTGAAATATGCAAACCCTCAAAAACTTACAATTTTTTTAGGTTTATTTATATTATTATACGTAATTTACGGTTTAACGGTCAAACAGGAAAAATTGCCATTTGCAAATAATTGCGCTGGAGCGCCGCTCGGTTTTTTCGGCGGATTTATAGGAAGTTTATATGGAGGCGGCGGACCGCCTATTGTTGCGTATTTGCAGATGAAGCATTTAAATAAAAGAGCTTTTAGGGCAACATTTCAGATTGTGGCAGTAACTGACAGTATTACAAGAGCTTTTTTATATATATATCTGGGTCTGCTGACATTTGCGGTTTTTAAAATGTCTTTATTTTTAGCGCCTTTTCTCTTATTGGGTTTGTTTTTTGGAAATAAACTTCATTTTAAAATTAACCAGAAATTTTTTTATATTATCGTGATGGTTGTTTTATCATTAGCAGCTATAGGATTAATAATTCACTCTTTATAA